A region from the bacterium genome encodes:
- a CDS encoding amino acid permease → MKEVRLKRKLGFYDVYCISTGAMVSSGLFVLPGIAHAKAGPAVAVSYLLAGALALIGVLSQSELVSAMPRTGGSYFYITRSLGSALGTSAGIMLWLSVMLKTSFALVGMGAFANYLFPGFPVRTFALIFAILFIILNIKGIKQAAKFEVIVVTALIVTFVFYIFRGLPSISEDKLLPFVPYGWNSVLVTAGLVFVSYGGVLKAASIAEEVKKPHINIPKAMIVSLVTMMLVYFVVVFITAGVLDAEVLDASLTPISDAAKAFAGKFGAIVMTFGAMLAFISTANAGIMAAARYPVAMARDRLMPGWFSRISPKTNTPSISILITGLVIVAALFLPLVELVEMASTVMILTFILDIISMIIMRESHLQNYQPTFRAPLYPFLQIIGILGLMFLITDMGYLSLFLSALLIVIGLLWYWFYGRVKIAREYALSFLISRITTSQLKGNLLETELREIIRERDGITRDTIDALIEDAPLLDFEGEISAAELFRRASKIFSEMFSEPENSILKKFLSREVESTTVIGPNLAIPHIIVEGEGKLAMVIARSKGGIFFPSADYPVYACFLLAGSKDTRNLYLKTLAAIAEMTGKKEFERKWLSAKDETALKNILLLSKRRRYGTN, encoded by the coding sequence GTGAAAGAGGTTCGCCTTAAAAGAAAGCTTGGTTTCTACGATGTTTATTGCATTTCAACGGGGGCAATGGTCTCATCGGGTCTGTTTGTTCTTCCCGGTATAGCTCACGCCAAAGCGGGACCAGCAGTCGCTGTCTCCTATCTACTTGCTGGTGCTCTTGCACTTATTGGAGTGCTATCCCAGAGCGAACTCGTAAGTGCTATGCCCAGAACTGGCGGAAGCTACTTCTACATAACGCGCAGTCTTGGCTCTGCACTGGGAACATCTGCAGGTATAATGCTTTGGCTTTCGGTGATGCTTAAGACATCGTTTGCGCTGGTTGGTATGGGAGCGTTCGCAAATTATCTATTCCCTGGATTTCCCGTAAGGACATTTGCACTTATTTTCGCGATACTTTTTATCATCCTTAACATAAAGGGTATAAAGCAAGCGGCTAAATTCGAGGTCATCGTAGTTACAGCGCTAATAGTAACATTCGTGTTCTATATTTTTAGAGGGCTACCAAGCATATCCGAAGACAAACTTTTGCCGTTTGTTCCTTATGGATGGAACTCAGTTTTGGTAACCGCAGGGCTTGTTTTCGTCTCATATGGCGGGGTTTTGAAGGCAGCGAGCATTGCGGAAGAGGTGAAAAAGCCTCATATCAACATTCCCAAAGCGATGATAGTATCGCTTGTGACCATGATGCTCGTTTATTTCGTGGTGGTTTTTATAACAGCCGGAGTGCTCGACGCAGAAGTTCTTGATGCAAGTTTGACTCCTATATCGGATGCTGCTAAGGCTTTTGCCGGTAAATTTGGTGCTATAGTAATGACATTCGGTGCTATGCTCGCTTTTATTTCCACCGCTAATGCTGGAATAATGGCTGCTGCGCGATATCCTGTTGCTATGGCTCGAGACAGGCTCATGCCGGGCTGGTTTAGTAGGATTAGTCCGAAAACCAATACCCCATCAATTTCAATACTAATAACAGGGCTTGTGATTGTTGCGGCTTTATTTCTGCCACTCGTTGAGCTCGTTGAGATGGCCTCAACTGTGATGATACTTACATTTATTCTCGATATTATAAGCATGATAATAATGCGTGAGAGCCACTTGCAAAACTACCAGCCGACATTTAGAGCACCTCTTTATCCTTTCCTTCAAATAATAGGAATATTAGGACTTATGTTCCTCATCACAGATATGGGATATCTCTCACTATTTTTATCCGCTTTACTCATAGTTATTGGGCTTCTTTGGTATTGGTTTTACGGAAGGGTGAAAATAGCGCGGGAATACGCGTTAAGCTTTCTGATATCGAGAATAACCACATCACAGCTCAAGGGGAATTTGCTGGAAACTGAACTCAGGGAGATAATACGAGAAAGGGATGGCATAACGCGGGATACTATAGACGCATTAATTGAAGATGCACCGCTTTTGGACTTTGAAGGAGAGATTAGTGCTGCAGAGCTTTTCCGCAGGGCATCCAAGATTTTCTCGGAAATGTTTAGTGAACCAGAAAATTCAATATTAAAGAAATTTCTTTCCCGCGAGGTTGAGTCAACTACAGTTATAGGTCCAAACCTTGCCATACCTCACATTATAGTTGAAGGGGAGGGGAAACTCGCCATGGTCATAGCCCGTAGTAAAGGTGGCATTTTCTTTCCGTCTGCTGATTATCCTGTTTACGCTTGTTTTTTACTTGCGGGAAGCAAAGATACTCGAAATCTTTATTTAAAGACGCTGGCTGCTATAGCCGAGATGACTGGTAAGAAAGAATTCGAGAGGAAGTGGCTTTCGGCCAAAGATGAAACGGCTTTGAAAAACATACTACTATTAAGCAAAAGGAGGCGCTATGGCACAAACTGA
- a CDS encoding sodium-dependent transporter, with the protein MAQTEKAYWSSRTAFILASIGSAIGLGNVWRFPYICYKYGGGAFIIAYLVSLFLAGIPLLILEFALGQRIGGSAPVAFAKLSKRFAWIGWFAILVGFFITTYYAVIMSWAANYLVYSFKLSWGSDPKSFFFNKVLGLTDSIANFGSIQTHLVIGLIIMWVWIVLSIWKGAKTVSKVVYFTVTIPWIILITLVIGGLTLPNAFEGIKYYLTPKWDMLLKPQIWQAAFTQVFFSLSVGFGVMIAYASFLPPKSDLVNNAMIIALSDAATAYVGGFAVFSVLGYYAGLQGVEVAKVMKSGPELAFITYPEIINHLPLAPLVGILFFLMLLTLAIDSAFSLVEGFVAGVMETFGTRRGRTNIFVALVAFLIGIIYTTGAGLYWLDLVDHYMTFFGLFAVGFLEALVVGWFIDTEKIREMINAHSIVKIGKWWNVAVKFFVPIASIVLLLSSVIGIIIKPYGGYPRWAELVGGWLLLAIAVILGFILGKQTVKALKEKGLEG; encoded by the coding sequence ATGGCACAAACTGAGAAGGCTTACTGGTCGAGCAGAACCGCATTCATTCTTGCCTCAATAGGTTCTGCTATAGGCCTCGGTAATGTCTGGCGGTTCCCTTACATTTGCTACAAATACGGAGGAGGAGCCTTTATAATAGCGTATTTGGTTTCGCTTTTTTTGGCTGGGATACCGTTACTTATTCTTGAGTTTGCGCTGGGACAGAGAATAGGTGGTTCTGCTCCTGTGGCTTTCGCAAAGCTTTCCAAAAGATTCGCATGGATAGGGTGGTTCGCGATACTGGTTGGTTTTTTTATTACAACCTACTACGCGGTGATAATGTCCTGGGCGGCTAATTATCTTGTGTATTCGTTTAAGCTTTCTTGGGGGAGTGACCCCAAATCGTTTTTCTTCAACAAAGTTTTGGGACTAACTGATAGCATCGCGAATTTTGGCTCGATACAGACGCACCTCGTTATAGGGCTTATTATAATGTGGGTCTGGATTGTTCTTTCAATATGGAAAGGGGCTAAAACTGTCAGTAAAGTAGTTTATTTCACCGTCACTATACCTTGGATAATACTTATAACGCTTGTTATAGGTGGACTAACGCTCCCTAATGCTTTTGAGGGAATCAAGTATTATTTAACTCCTAAGTGGGATATGTTGCTTAAGCCACAAATCTGGCAGGCAGCATTTACGCAAGTTTTCTTCTCGCTTTCCGTTGGATTCGGGGTTATGATTGCGTATGCGAGCTTTCTTCCGCCCAAGTCAGACCTGGTCAACAATGCGATGATAATAGCACTCTCAGATGCTGCGACAGCGTATGTAGGCGGATTCGCTGTTTTTTCGGTTCTCGGATACTATGCTGGCTTGCAGGGAGTAGAAGTTGCCAAAGTTATGAAAAGTGGTCCCGAATTGGCTTTCATAACATATCCAGAAATAATAAATCACTTACCGTTAGCGCCTCTTGTGGGAATCCTTTTCTTCCTGATGTTGTTAACTCTGGCTATCGATTCAGCTTTCTCGTTGGTTGAGGGATTCGTGGCAGGCGTTATGGAAACTTTTGGTACAAGAAGAGGAAGGACCAACATTTTTGTTGCCTTAGTAGCATTCCTCATAGGCATAATCTACACCACTGGTGCGGGATTATACTGGCTCGACCTTGTTGACCACTACATGACTTTCTTCGGACTATTTGCAGTAGGCTTTCTTGAGGCACTCGTAGTTGGATGGTTTATCGACACCGAGAAAATAAGAGAGATGATAAATGCGCATTCCATAGTGAAAATAGGGAAGTGGTGGAATGTGGCGGTGAAGTTTTTCGTTCCGATAGCATCTATTGTGTTGTTGCTATCATCGGTTATCGGTATTATAATAAAACCGTATGGTGGTTATCCACGGTGGGCAGAGCTTGTTGGTGGATGGCTGTTGCTTGCTATTGCAGTGATTTTGGGTTTCATATTGGGGAAGCAAACGGTAAAAGCATTGAAAGAGAAAGGTTTGGAGGGGTAA